The Bacteroidia bacterium genome includes a window with the following:
- a CDS encoding C45 family peptidase encodes MLVSMNCVREDQPGEKWKSLFDRSWPFYKKWYAQEGLLSRPGYLTCYNQLKEHMPELLPVYEQLCSLAGGGDIASRYLSLYSPPPFMSGCTQLAWTKPPYGIIRNYDYDPRLFEGVMLKTNWLKHVMGVSDCNWGLLDGINEDGLAVSLTFGGRNVTGKGFGIPLVVRYALETCATVPEAQRLFLRVPVHMAYNITMVDTHGSFSTLFLSPDRRPLLSDSWVATNHQEVVEWMEYAALTGTLERKEFLEALLVLPHLDKEEVIRRFFNLPLYHNQAKQSFVTLYTAAYNVEERSTRILWPTKYISQSLHAFNEHREVVNLRKYQTKEFLK; translated from the coding sequence ATGCTCGTATCAATGAATTGCGTCCGGGAAGACCAGCCCGGAGAAAAATGGAAATCCCTTTTTGACAGATCATGGCCTTTTTATAAAAAATGGTACGCGCAGGAAGGGCTCTTGTCCCGGCCCGGCTATCTAACCTGTTATAACCAACTCAAAGAGCACATGCCTGAGTTGCTGCCGGTGTACGAACAACTTTGTTCCCTGGCCGGTGGCGGAGATATAGCTTCCCGCTACCTCAGCCTCTACAGCCCTCCGCCATTTATGAGCGGATGCACACAACTGGCCTGGACCAAACCGCCTTATGGGATTATCCGCAACTATGACTATGATCCCCGGCTATTCGAGGGCGTAATGCTCAAAACCAATTGGTTGAAACATGTGATGGGCGTTTCTGACTGCAACTGGGGCCTGCTCGATGGGATTAACGAAGATGGCCTGGCTGTGTCGCTCACTTTTGGTGGCCGCAATGTCACCGGGAAAGGCTTTGGTATTCCGCTGGTGGTGCGCTATGCCCTGGAAACCTGCGCTACCGTCCCGGAGGCTCAACGGCTGTTTCTGCGTGTTCCTGTCCACATGGCCTATAATATTACTATGGTAGATACGCACGGTTCTTTTTCAACCCTCTTCCTCTCTCCCGACCGCAGGCCCCTTCTGTCCGATTCGTGGGTAGCTACCAACCATCAGGAAGTAGTGGAGTGGATGGAATATGCCGCCCTTACAGGTACCCTGGAACGGAAAGAATTCCTGGAAGCCCTGCTGGTATTGCCCCATCTCGATAAAGAAGAAGTGATCCGCAGGTTTTTCAATCTGCCTCTGTATCACAACCAGGCGAAGCAATCTTTTGTAACGCTTTACACTGCCGCCTATAACGTAGAAGAACGCAGCACGCGGATCCTCTGGCCAACCAAATATATCAGCCAGTCTCTCCACGCATTTAACGAGCACCGCGAAGTTGTGAACCTGAGAAAATATCAAACGAAGGAGTTTTTGAAGTGA
- a CDS encoding ornithine decarboxylase, translating into MTRRIKNKGFNQEYFNVAQLRSSTWQQLKKSALKLKNSGGNDEPDAERQVESSLKTLKILEQYWAFPGIEIIERLNHFYKKADYNALSRGVNEILRNLTSEVYRYSSKPMMTDHESRNDIESKDPEENLQQKYFEVLFVDDIDREGRENLKQEFKDLRSHKEDFTFDTVVTSSFQDALIALLFNRNIQAVVVRYGIPFRSKNSLSLLRPFINSIKGLDIDEEVQSDYGPILGKLVKRFRQELDVYYVTDTRVQDLQDDTLQGFNRIFYRTEDLQEIHLSIQQGIKARYHTPFFSALVDYSQKPTGVFHAMPISRGNSVFKSHWIRDFGEFYGRNLFLAETSATTGGLDSLLQPTGPLKKAQEMASNAYGAKNTFFVTNGTSTANKIVVQALAQPEDLVLIDRDCHKSHHYALVLSGAYPVYLDSYPVKEYSMYGAVPLEHIKNKLLALKKAGRLEKVRMLLLTNCTFDGVVYNTQKVMEEILTIKPDIIFLWDEAWFAFAAFTPVYKQRTAMYAARVLSEKYKSQAYRKAYENADDKSGMPDPDKVCLRVYATQSTHKTLSSLRQGSMIHIWDEEFKRKTEDSFLEAYKTHTSTSPNYQILGSLDIGRRQVQFEGYEMVEKSIETAMILRSKISTHPKLNKYFEVLTVQDLIPAQFRHSKITEYFNPKTGWFRMEEAWKNDEFVLDPTKINLHIGRTGVDGDTFKNKYLMDQFGIQINKTSRNTVLFMTNIGTTRSSVAYLLSVLLKISSQLDERFKAFSGEEKRLEEKKIHSLIEECPPLPDFSHFHHSFQALPGVPGGNLREAYFLSYDDENCRHIKLQHCQKALKEGREIVAASFVIPYPPGFPILVPGQVLSTGILEFFIKLDVKEIHGYRPEMGLRIFSDKVLNRKKTTTTAMMSPAANINNS; encoded by the coding sequence ATGACCAGGCGAATCAAAAACAAAGGGTTTAATCAGGAATATTTTAATGTAGCCCAATTGCGCTCAAGCACCTGGCAACAACTGAAAAAATCAGCGCTCAAGCTAAAGAACAGTGGGGGGAATGATGAACCTGACGCGGAACGGCAAGTGGAAAGCAGCCTCAAAACCCTGAAGATCCTGGAGCAGTACTGGGCTTTCCCCGGAATTGAAATAATCGAACGCCTCAACCACTTTTACAAGAAAGCTGATTACAATGCCCTCTCTCGCGGGGTGAATGAAATATTGCGCAATCTGACCAGTGAGGTTTACAGGTACAGTTCAAAACCGATGATGACGGACCATGAAAGCCGTAACGATATAGAAAGTAAGGATCCGGAAGAAAATTTACAGCAAAAATATTTTGAGGTGCTGTTTGTGGATGATATTGACCGTGAAGGGCGTGAAAACCTCAAGCAGGAATTCAAAGACTTGCGGAGTCATAAAGAAGATTTCACTTTTGATACCGTAGTTACCTCCTCCTTCCAGGATGCCCTGATCGCCCTCCTCTTCAACAGGAATATACAGGCTGTGGTAGTGCGTTATGGCATTCCATTCCGGTCAAAGAACTCACTCAGCCTGCTGAGGCCGTTTATCAACAGCATTAAAGGATTGGATATAGATGAAGAGGTTCAATCAGATTACGGGCCCATATTAGGAAAGCTGGTAAAGAGATTCAGGCAGGAGCTTGACGTCTACTACGTTACTGACACCCGGGTTCAGGATCTGCAGGATGATACGCTGCAAGGCTTTAACCGGATCTTTTATCGCACCGAAGATCTGCAGGAGATCCATCTCAGTATTCAGCAGGGAATTAAAGCACGTTATCACACCCCGTTCTTTTCCGCGCTGGTGGATTACAGCCAAAAGCCAACAGGCGTGTTCCATGCCATGCCGATCAGCCGTGGCAACTCGGTTTTCAAATCCCACTGGATCCGTGATTTTGGCGAATTCTATGGACGCAACCTTTTCCTGGCTGAGACCTCAGCGACTACCGGTGGCCTCGATTCTTTGCTGCAACCTACAGGGCCCCTCAAAAAGGCACAGGAGATGGCGTCAAATGCGTATGGCGCCAAGAATACTTTCTTCGTCACCAACGGTACCTCTACTGCCAATAAAATTGTGGTACAGGCGCTTGCACAACCTGAGGACCTGGTGCTGATTGACCGCGACTGCCATAAATCACATCACTATGCGCTGGTGCTCTCAGGTGCTTATCCTGTTTACCTTGACAGCTATCCGGTAAAAGAATATTCAATGTATGGCGCTGTTCCACTTGAACATATCAAGAACAAGCTCCTGGCACTGAAAAAAGCAGGACGACTGGAAAAGGTGCGCATGCTGTTGCTCACCAACTGCACTTTTGATGGGGTGGTATATAACACGCAAAAAGTGATGGAGGAGATACTGACCATCAAACCGGATATCATTTTTTTATGGGATGAAGCCTGGTTCGCTTTTGCCGCTTTTACCCCGGTTTACAAGCAACGCACGGCCATGTATGCTGCCCGCGTGCTCAGTGAGAAATACAAGAGCCAGGCATATCGAAAGGCCTACGAGAACGCAGATGACAAAAGCGGAATGCCTGATCCTGACAAAGTGTGTCTGCGGGTTTATGCCACGCAGTCTACGCATAAAACACTTTCATCGTTGCGGCAAGGCTCAATGATCCACATTTGGGATGAGGAGTTTAAACGGAAGACCGAAGACTCTTTCCTGGAGGCTTATAAAACCCATACCTCCACTTCGCCCAATTACCAGATCCTCGGTTCGCTGGACATTGGCCGTAGGCAAGTGCAGTTCGAGGGGTATGAAATGGTGGAGAAGAGCATTGAAACGGCCATGATCCTGCGATCAAAGATCAGTACGCATCCCAAGCTCAATAAATATTTCGAAGTGCTCACCGTGCAGGATCTGATCCCGGCACAGTTCCGCCATTCAAAAATCACCGAATATTTCAATCCCAAAACAGGGTGGTTTCGTATGGAAGAAGCCTGGAAAAACGATGAGTTCGTGCTGGATCCTACCAAAATAAATCTGCACATCGGCCGAACAGGCGTGGATGGCGATACTTTTAAAAATAAGTATCTCATGGATCAGTTTGGAATTCAGATCAATAAGACCTCGCGTAATACGGTGCTTTTTATGACGAATATTGGTACTACCCGGAGTTCGGTAGCTTACCTGCTCAGTGTGCTGCTAAAAATTTCCAGTCAGCTTGACGAAAGGTTCAAAGCTTTCTCAGGGGAGGAAAAACGTTTGGAAGAAAAGAAGATTCATTCATTGATTGAAGAATGCCCGCCACTTCCGGACTTCAGCCATTTTCATCATTCCTTCCAGGCGCTGCCGGGAGTTCCGGGAGGTAATTTACGCGAGGCCTACTTTTTATCGTATGATGATGAAAACTGCCGCCATATAAAACTGCAGCATTGCCAGAAAGCGCTGAAAGAGGGCCGCGAAATTGTGGCTGCCTCCTTCGTTATTCCCTATCCTCCCGGTTTCCCCATCCTGGTGCCAGGGCAGGTATTGAGCACCGGTATCCTTGAATTCTTTATTAAACTTGATGTAAAAGAAATACATGGCTACAGGCCTGAAATGGGTTTAAGAATATTCTCTGACAAGGTGCTGAACAGAAAGAAAACCACCACAACCGCCATGATGTCTCCAGCCGCCAACATCAATAACAGTTAA
- a CDS encoding biotin carboxylase, translated as MTNNTRNIPTLKGISDIRRFFYTNEIPIYFISATNFNLLGADEWVKGFKFICYIECFDGKHPNVFSPKEELPHEEFQSIEDINNYLLEHKEVVDYIRKRGDKGKALFLMFNDHTEELAKSLGLEVAFPSAEMRTHMDNKVNTNRIAEKAGVPCVPNVLTKVDSYEHLGEVSKHLGTDLVIQTPFGDSGHTTFFISDEEEYNKYKDEIESESEVKVMKRISCFGSAIEACVTQHGTIVAPLMTELVGFKELTPYKGGWCGNEIFPQAFNETIRTKAREYTQLFGNQLRKEGYKGYFELDFLIEEGTDEIYLGELNPRVTGASSITNHAVFALADAPLFIFHLLEYMNQPYELDVDAINTRWFSDINIDSWGQLVIKHTEDTVEYVTQAPRSGIYRMDENGCIYFDRMDTHRRAVESEREAFFLRITRVGDYFYEGADIGILVMRGRLMTDDFQLRDRAQSWIHAIKSLYKSKIPGNDPYVQERVAEIGGFKMM; from the coding sequence ATGACCAATAATACGCGTAACATCCCGACACTCAAAGGAATCTCAGACATCCGCAGGTTTTTTTATACCAATGAAATTCCGATTTACTTCATCAGCGCTACCAACTTCAACCTGTTGGGAGCCGATGAATGGGTGAAAGGGTTTAAGTTCATCTGCTACATAGAGTGTTTTGATGGTAAGCATCCGAATGTTTTTTCACCCAAGGAAGAATTACCCCATGAGGAATTTCAAAGCATTGAAGACATTAACAATTACCTGCTGGAGCATAAAGAAGTAGTTGATTATATCCGCAAAAGGGGCGATAAAGGAAAAGCGCTTTTCCTCATGTTTAATGACCACACAGAAGAGCTGGCAAAAAGCCTGGGGCTGGAGGTGGCGTTTCCTTCAGCAGAAATGCGTACCCACATGGATAATAAGGTAAATACCAACCGCATCGCTGAAAAAGCAGGTGTGCCATGTGTACCAAATGTGCTTACCAAAGTAGATAGCTACGAACACCTGGGCGAGGTGTCCAAACATCTGGGTACCGATCTCGTGATCCAGACACCGTTTGGTGACTCCGGCCATACTACTTTTTTTATCTCTGATGAGGAGGAATACAATAAGTATAAGGATGAAATAGAAAGCGAAAGTGAAGTAAAGGTGATGAAGCGGATAAGCTGCTTTGGTTCAGCCATTGAAGCCTGCGTAACGCAGCACGGAACCATAGTGGCCCCGCTGATGACGGAGCTGGTTGGTTTTAAAGAGCTGACACCCTATAAGGGCGGCTGGTGCGGCAACGAAATTTTCCCACAGGCATTCAATGAAACGATCCGGACAAAAGCCCGCGAATACACGCAGTTGTTCGGCAATCAGCTTCGCAAGGAAGGCTACAAAGGCTATTTCGAACTGGACTTCCTGATTGAAGAAGGAACAGATGAAATATACCTGGGAGAGCTTAATCCGCGGGTAACCGGTGCCAGTTCCATTACCAACCATGCCGTGTTTGCACTGGCTGATGCACCGTTGTTTATCTTTCATTTGCTCGAATATATGAATCAGCCCTACGAGCTGGATGTAGACGCCATTAATACGCGCTGGTTCAGCGATATTAATATAGACTCCTGGGGCCAGCTTGTGATCAAGCATACGGAGGATACGGTGGAATATGTAACCCAGGCTCCGCGATCCGGGATTTACCGCATGGATGAAAACGGCTGCATCTACTTCGACCGGATGGATACCCACCGGAGAGCAGTGGAAAGTGAGCGGGAAGCCTTCTTCCTGCGCATTACCCGCGTGGGCGATTATTTTTATGAAGGAGCAGACATAGGAATCCTGGTAATGCGCGGCCGCCTGATGACTGACGATTTCCAACTGCGCGACCGCGCCCAGAGCTGGATACACGCGATTAAATCATTGTACAAATCCAAAATTCCCGGCAACGATCCTTATGTGCAGGAAAGGGTGGCTGAAATAGGCGGCTTCAAAATGATGTAG
- a CDS encoding molybdenum cofactor guanylyltransferase: MPKPKYSMPAILLSGGKSSRMGADKNLLDYGKGAQWQVMHSRLSRQFGQVWISCRQDQTRIFEGIENLIIDPWDGIGPMAGIAGSMQRLRTASAFFVSCDLPFYDDALPEALITANDEQFIACCAKAPGAGHPEPLIAVWNENALPHLLSAIETKEYSLQKVLKANPHKTVEVAHRLIFNANTNEEYLKAKKM, translated from the coding sequence ATGCCCAAACCTAAATATTCAATGCCGGCCATTTTGCTTTCCGGGGGGAAAAGCAGCCGTATGGGCGCTGATAAAAATTTGCTTGACTATGGAAAGGGAGCGCAATGGCAGGTAATGCACAGCCGGCTTTCCCGGCAGTTTGGTCAGGTTTGGATCTCATGCCGGCAGGATCAAACAAGAATTTTTGAAGGCATAGAAAATCTTATTATTGACCCGTGGGATGGTATTGGGCCAATGGCCGGAATAGCCGGTTCGATGCAACGACTGCGGACAGCTTCTGCATTTTTTGTGAGTTGTGACCTGCCCTTTTATGATGATGCACTGCCAGAAGCATTGATCACTGCGAATGATGAACAGTTCATAGCCTGCTGCGCAAAAGCTCCGGGCGCTGGCCATCCTGAACCGCTCATCGCAGTGTGGAATGAAAACGCACTTCCTCATTTGCTCAGCGCGATTGAGACCAAAGAATATTCATTGCAAAAGGTGCTGAAAGCCAATCCTCATAAAACGGTGGAGGTGGCGCACCGGTTGATATTTAATGCAAATACAAATGAAGAATATCTGAAAGCTAAAAAAATGTAA
- a CDS encoding HD domain-containing protein — protein sequence MPAPDFKYLKHIIEKPEFRLIGEEAGTMGVEVYLVGGYVRDVLIGRRSKDADLVVVGDGIAFAKHMARVMGFADKITVFKNFQTAHLKTKEMELEFVGARKESYSRHTRNPQVQQGTLEDDLSRRDFTINTLAISVNKNDYGNLVDLFKGWDDLKKGIIKTPLAPGTTFSDDPLRMMRAIRFAAQLQFRIQPQTLNAIAEHRERISIITQERITDELNKIMASSHPSVGFKLLMKTGLLHLIFPELVALHGVETINGHSHKDNFFHTLQVLDNLAGMSDNLWLRWAALLHDIGKPSSKRFEEEGGWTFHGHEVIGERMIPKLFRKLKLPLNDKMKYVQKIVALHLRPIALAQEEVSDSALRRLLVEAGDDIEDLFLLCRADITSKNEEKVERYLARFDKVWERLEVVEKKDQMRNWKPPITGEIVMETFGIKPGPEVGKIKHQVREAILSGDIPNKYDAAFEYMLKAGKDMGLKKVKS from the coding sequence TTGCCGGCTCCCGATTTTAAATATTTAAAACACATCATTGAGAAACCTGAATTCAGGTTGATTGGTGAGGAAGCCGGGACAATGGGCGTGGAAGTATACCTGGTGGGCGGCTATGTGCGCGATGTCCTGATCGGAAGAAGAAGTAAGGATGCAGACCTGGTGGTAGTGGGCGATGGAATTGCTTTCGCAAAGCACATGGCCAGGGTCATGGGCTTCGCGGATAAAATCACGGTTTTCAAGAATTTCCAGACCGCACATCTTAAAACGAAAGAGATGGAACTGGAATTTGTAGGTGCCCGGAAAGAATCTTATTCGCGCCACACGCGCAACCCACAGGTGCAGCAGGGAACGCTGGAAGATGATCTGAGCAGGCGCGATTTCACCATCAATACCCTGGCAATCAGCGTCAATAAAAACGACTACGGAAATCTGGTGGATCTTTTTAAGGGATGGGATGATCTGAAAAAAGGCATTATCAAAACCCCGCTGGCGCCCGGAACTACCTTCTCTGACGATCCGCTGCGGATGATGCGCGCCATCCGTTTTGCCGCACAACTGCAGTTTCGTATTCAGCCTCAAACGCTTAACGCTATTGCTGAGCACCGGGAGCGCATCAGTATCATTACCCAGGAACGGATTACTGATGAACTGAACAAGATCATGGCTTCCTCCCATCCTTCCGTGGGGTTTAAGCTACTGATGAAAACGGGATTGCTGCATCTCATCTTTCCTGAACTGGTGGCACTCCATGGCGTGGAAACCATCAACGGCCACTCACACAAGGACAATTTCTTTCATACCCTGCAGGTGCTGGATAACCTGGCCGGAATGAGCGATAACCTCTGGCTGCGCTGGGCGGCTTTGCTCCACGATATTGGCAAGCCCTCCTCCAAACGGTTTGAAGAAGAAGGAGGATGGACTTTTCACGGCCATGAAGTAATTGGCGAGCGGATGATCCCCAAACTATTTCGCAAGCTGAAACTGCCGCTCAATGATAAAATGAAATACGTGCAGAAGATTGTCGCACTGCATCTGCGCCCCATAGCCCTGGCACAGGAAGAAGTCAGCGACTCAGCCCTGCGCAGGCTCCTGGTAGAAGCCGGTGACGATATTGAAGATCTCTTCCTGCTTTGCCGTGCAGACATTACCTCAAAGAACGAGGAGAAGGTGGAGCGGTATCTTGCCCGCTTCGACAAAGTATGGGAAAGACTGGAGGTGGTGGAAAAAAAAGACCAGATGCGCAACTGGAAACCGCCCATTACCGGTGAAATAGTGATGGAAACTTTCGGAATTAAACCGGGTCCTGAAGTGGGCAAAATAAAACACCAGGTACGTGAGGCCATCCTCAGCGGGGATATTCCAAATAAGTATGACGCTGCTTTTGAATATATGCTAAAAGCCGGAAAGGACATGGGCCTGAAAAAGGTTAAAAGCTGA
- a CDS encoding carbon-nitrogen hydrolase family protein: MKPFSIAGIQMPVSASHSNVALMKHNIEVTVSVYPWVQMVLLSELCAFGPLLYHAKPFPNEVEDEFRELARKNKIWLIPGSMFQNRHERIYNTATVINPEGEIVGRYDKMFPFYPYEVGVTGGTEFFFFDVPEVGRFGLTICYDMWFPETSRTLAVNGCDVILHPTLTGTIDRDVELALVQATAATNQCYVFDINGLGDGGTGRSIICGPDGRVIYQAGTGPEQIPIEIDMERVKRSREHGLLRLGQPLKSFRDRKIHFDIYERGKEYPELQKLGELEKPTRLAQIKKIMQEPSAMDESGTRIMPEDLRNKGF; encoded by the coding sequence ATGAAACCATTTTCCATTGCAGGAATTCAAATGCCCGTTTCAGCCAGCCATAGCAATGTGGCGCTGATGAAACATAATATTGAGGTTACCGTCTCAGTATATCCCTGGGTGCAAATGGTCTTGCTGAGCGAATTGTGCGCCTTCGGGCCGTTGCTATATCATGCTAAGCCTTTTCCTAATGAGGTGGAAGATGAATTCAGAGAGCTGGCCCGCAAAAACAAGATCTGGTTGATTCCGGGCAGCATGTTCCAAAACCGCCATGAGAGGATCTACAATACGGCAACGGTCATCAATCCGGAAGGTGAAATAGTGGGCCGCTACGACAAAATGTTCCCTTTTTATCCTTATGAAGTGGGCGTAACCGGAGGCACTGAGTTTTTCTTTTTCGATGTGCCGGAGGTAGGCCGTTTCGGACTGACCATCTGCTATGACATGTGGTTCCCTGAAACCTCCCGGACGCTGGCGGTAAACGGCTGTGATGTGATCCTGCACCCCACACTCACCGGCACAATTGACCGCGATGTGGAACTGGCGCTGGTGCAGGCTACGGCAGCAACCAATCAATGTTATGTTTTCGATATTAATGGCCTGGGCGATGGAGGCACGGGCCGCTCCATCATTTGCGGACCGGATGGCCGGGTAATTTACCAGGCGGGCACAGGCCCGGAACAGATCCCCATAGAAATAGACATGGAGCGGGTGAAACGCAGCCGCGAGCACGGTCTGCTCCGCCTGGGCCAGCCGCTGAAGAGTTTCCGCGACCGCAAGATCCACTTTGATATTTATGAAAGGGGAAAGGAGTATCCGGAACTCCAAAAGCTGGGCGAACTGGAAAAACCTACCAGGCTGGCTCAAATCAAAAAGATAATGCAGGAACCTTCAGCTATGGATGAAAGCGGCACACGAATAATGCCCGAAGATCTGAGGAATAAAGGATTTTAA
- a CDS encoding VOC family protein, translating to MSKYTPKKQSVPHSAQLSGSDSIPEYKDFITWFEIPANNFDRACKFYSFIYQFKMETSEMNGLTMAFFPSSTGIGGAIISGTGSVPGDKGPLIYLNAGKDMDGMLQRIKEAGGSVLMEKTLINETAGHFALFVDTEGNKLALHAKP from the coding sequence ATGAGCAAATACACACCTAAAAAACAATCGGTACCCCATAGCGCTCAACTCAGCGGTTCCGACAGCATACCTGAATATAAAGATTTCATTACATGGTTTGAAATTCCGGCCAATAACTTTGACCGGGCCTGCAAATTCTATAGTTTCATCTATCAGTTCAAAATGGAAACTTCAGAGATGAACGGCCTTACAATGGCTTTTTTCCCTTCTTCCACAGGAATTGGAGGTGCGATAATTAGCGGGACAGGAAGTGTACCCGGAGACAAAGGCCCATTGATCTACCTTAATGCAGGAAAGGATATGGATGGCATGCTGCAAAGAATTAAAGAAGCCGGGGGCAGCGTGTTAATGGAGAAGACACTGATAAATGAAACGGCCGGGCATTTTGCCTTATTTGTAGATACAGAAGGCAATAAACTGGCGCTGCACGCAAAACCATAA